Proteins from one Bartonella sp. HY328 genomic window:
- the rpmC gene encoding 50S ribosomal protein L29, whose product MTAADFRAKTLDQLNQELASLKKEQFNLRFQKAVGQLEKTARVKEVRRDIARIKTIARQKAADSKA is encoded by the coding sequence ATGACAGCCGCTGATTTTCGGGCCAAGACGCTCGACCAGCTTAATCAAGAATTGGCTTCGCTTAAGAAAGAGCAGTTCAATCTGCGTTTTCAAAAAGCTGTAGGCCAGTTGGAAAAGACCGCGCGCGTGAAAGAGGTTCGCCGTGACATCGCGCGTATTAAAACAATTGCCCGCCAGAAGGCGGCCGATAGCAAGGCATAA
- the rplO gene encoding 50S ribosomal protein L15, which yields MKLNELRDVDGATKARKRLGRGIGSGSGKTAGRGVKGQKSRSGVAINGFEGGQMPIYRRLPKRGFNNIFAKDFNVVSLGRVQTAIDAGKLDGKQAVTVEALKAAGVLRRVKDGVRLVADGELTGKVSFEIAGASKAAVEKVEKAGGSVKVLTKEAAE from the coding sequence ATGAAACTTAATGAATTACGCGACGTAGATGGCGCGACTAAAGCCCGCAAGCGCCTTGGCCGTGGTATCGGTTCTGGTTCTGGTAAAACAGCTGGACGCGGTGTTAAAGGTCAAAAATCCCGCTCAGGTGTAGCGATCAATGGTTTTGAAGGCGGTCAAATGCCTATTTACCGTCGTTTGCCAAAGCGCGGTTTTAATAATATTTTTGCAAAAGACTTCAATGTTGTTTCACTTGGTCGTGTTCAAACTGCAATTGATGCAGGTAAACTTGATGGCAAACAAGCTGTTACTGTAGAAGCTTTGAAAGCTGCTGGCGTTCTTCGTCGCGTTAAAGACGGTGTTCGTCTTGTTGCTGATGGTGAATTGACTGGCAAAGTTTCTTTTGAAATTGCTGGCGCTTCTAAAGCCGCAGTTGAAAAGGTTGAAAAAGCTGGTGGTTCGGTTAAAGTATTGACTAAAGAAGCTGCTGAATAA
- a CDS encoding YeiH family protein, with translation MRNSPTDLIFRFFPGIALCCVISAASFGLQAVGQLFFGHYFPEALVLAIILGVLCRSIFNSAQFPAFKRFDEGIGFSAHFLLELAVMLLGASISTTIIMQSGLQVLLSVAVVVFLSICISYCIARALRLSSTISLLLACGNSICGNSAIAAVAPVIGAKSDEIAPSIAFTAVLGVLAVLCLPLLVPILGFSDHQYGIFAGMTVYAVPQVLAATAPISAISVQTGTIVKLIRVLMLGPVIFIISLIKGSSQAQKTPLSRMVPWFIIGFIVLALIRSLDFIPTFALTPINMTTVILTNISMAALGLGVDIRALARSGARVIFAAFLSLIALCTLAFIVIFNVL, from the coding sequence ATGAGAAATTCACCCACAGACCTTATATTCCGCTTTTTCCCCGGCATCGCCTTATGCTGCGTTATCTCTGCGGCAAGTTTTGGCCTCCAAGCGGTTGGACAATTATTTTTTGGCCATTATTTTCCTGAAGCGCTGGTATTGGCAATTATCCTAGGTGTTCTATGTCGCAGTATTTTTAATTCTGCGCAATTTCCCGCCTTTAAGCGTTTTGATGAAGGCATTGGCTTTTCGGCTCATTTTTTGCTTGAGCTGGCAGTTATGCTCTTAGGCGCATCGATTTCTACAACCATTATCATGCAAAGCGGCTTACAAGTATTGTTAAGCGTTGCTGTCGTGGTCTTCCTTTCCATTTGCATATCCTATTGCATCGCTCGCGCACTTCGCTTGTCGTCCACCATATCACTTCTACTTGCCTGTGGTAATTCCATATGTGGTAACTCGGCTATTGCAGCAGTAGCCCCAGTTATTGGTGCCAAAAGTGATGAAATAGCTCCATCCATTGCCTTTACTGCTGTGCTTGGTGTTCTCGCCGTGTTATGCTTACCTTTACTTGTCCCTATTTTGGGCTTTAGTGATCATCAATATGGTATTTTTGCTGGCATGACTGTTTATGCTGTACCACAAGTGTTAGCAGCAACTGCACCAATTTCCGCCATCTCTGTCCAAACAGGTACAATTGTAAAGCTCATTCGCGTACTCATGCTTGGACCCGTTATTTTTATCATTAGCCTTATTAAGGGTAGCAGCCAAGCCCAAAAGACACCTTTGTCGCGTATGGTTCCTTGGTTTATTATTGGCTTTATTGTACTTGCACTTATCCGTTCACTCGACTTTATCCCAACTTTTGCCCTCACACCGATTAATATGACGACGGTCATCTTAACTAATATTTCCATGGCTGCCTTAGGCCTTGGTGTAGATATTCGTGCCCTCGCCCGTTCTGGTGCGCGTGTTATTTTTGCGGCATTTCTATCATTGATTGCACTATGCACTTTGGCGTTTATTGTTATATTTAATGTCTTGTAA
- the rplD gene encoding 50S ribosomal protein L4: MDLNITTLEGSEAGKLNVSDLVFGLEPREDLLQRVVRWQLARRQQGTHQAQTRADVSRTGAKMYKQKGTGRARHHSARAPQFRGGGKAHGPVMRSHAHDLPKKVRALGLKHALSAKAKNNDLIIIDELAVKDAKTKVLTGLFANLGLQNALLIGGSEIDVNFSRAASNIPNVDVLPVQGINVYDILRRGKLVLSKAAVEALEERFK, translated from the coding sequence ATGGATCTCAATATTACTACACTTGAAGGCAGCGAAGCCGGCAAGCTCAATGTATCGGATTTAGTATTCGGTCTTGAGCCACGCGAAGATCTTCTTCAGCGTGTTGTTCGTTGGCAGCTTGCTCGTCGTCAACAAGGTACTCATCAAGCGCAAACTCGTGCTGATGTTTCCCGTACCGGCGCGAAAATGTACAAACAAAAAGGTACAGGTCGCGCTCGTCACCATTCCGCACGTGCTCCACAGTTTCGTGGCGGTGGTAAAGCGCATGGCCCAGTTATGCGTTCTCATGCTCATGATCTTCCTAAAAAGGTTCGTGCGCTTGGTTTGAAACATGCTCTTTCGGCTAAGGCAAAAAATAATGATCTTATCATTATTGACGAGCTTGCAGTTAAAGATGCAAAGACTAAAGTTTTGACCGGCTTATTTGCAAATCTAGGTCTTCAAAACGCTTTGCTCATCGGTGGATCTGAAATCGATGTTAATTTCAGCCGCGCTGCATCAAACATTCCAAATGTTGATGTGTTGCCGGTTCAGGGCATTAATGTTTATGACATTCTGCGTCGTGGTAAGCTTGTTCTTTCCAAGGCTGCAGTTGAAGCCCTTGAGGAGCGGTTTAAATGA
- the rplE gene encoding 50S ribosomal protein L5 yields MADTKIEPRLKKQYREEIRKELLEKFKYANEMQIPRIDKVVLNMGVGEATGDSKKPGIAAEDLTLIAGQRAVVTRARNSIATFKVREDMPLGAKVTLRKDRMFEFLDRLVTIALPRVRDFRGLNPKSFDGRGNFAMGIKEHIVFPEINYDKVDQIWGMDIIVCTTANTDDEARELLRAFNFPFRS; encoded by the coding sequence ATGGCTGATACAAAAATTGAACCGCGCTTGAAAAAGCAATATCGTGAAGAGATCCGTAAGGAGCTTCTCGAAAAATTCAAATATGCAAATGAAATGCAGATTCCACGCATAGACAAGGTTGTCTTGAATATGGGTGTAGGTGAAGCTACAGGCGATTCAAAGAAGCCTGGTATTGCTGCTGAAGATCTAACTCTCATTGCTGGTCAGCGCGCTGTTGTTACGCGTGCTCGCAATTCTATCGCGACCTTTAAGGTTCGTGAAGATATGCCTTTAGGTGCAAAGGTTACTTTGCGTAAAGATCGCATGTTTGAATTCCTAGATCGTCTTGTGACTATTGCATTGCCGCGCGTTCGCGACTTTCGTGGTCTCAACCCGAAAAGCTTTGATGGTCGTGGCAACTTCGCTATGGGTATCAAGGAGCACATTGTGTTCCCAGAGATCAACTATGATAAAGTAGATCAAATTTGGGGCATGGATATTATCGTTTGTACGACGGCTAATACGGATGATGAAGCACGTGAATTATTACGCGCATTCAACTTCCCATTCCGGTCGTAA
- the rplR gene encoding 50S ribosomal protein L18, producing the protein MASRKEVLQRRAYRIRRQIKLVANGRLRLSVHRSNQNIYAQIIDDVRGHTVVAASTLDGDLKNTIKGGADCSAASAVGKLIAERAAKAGVKEVVFDRGAYIYHGRIKALAEAAREGGLSF; encoded by the coding sequence ATGGCTTCGCGTAAAGAAGTTCTACAGCGTCGTGCTTATCGCATTCGCCGTCAGATTAAATTGGTCGCTAATGGCCGCTTACGGTTGAGTGTGCATCGCTCGAATCAGAATATTTATGCGCAGATCATTGATGATGTGCGCGGACATACAGTTGTTGCGGCATCTACACTTGATGGTGATCTAAAAAACACTATCAAAGGTGGTGCAGATTGCAGTGCAGCCAGTGCAGTAGGCAAATTAATTGCTGAACGTGCTGCAAAAGCTGGTGTTAAGGAAGTTGTCTTTGATCGTGGTGCTTATATTTATCATGGTCGTATTAAGGCTCTTGCTGAAGCTGCCCGTGAAGGCGGTTTAAGCTTCTAA
- the rpmD gene encoding 50S ribosomal protein L30, translating to MAEKKSQNGKMVTVEQTGSPIRRPAEQRATLIGLGLNKMHRRRTLQDTPAVRGMIAKVQHLVRVVDEA from the coding sequence ATGGCTGAGAAAAAATCTCAGAACGGCAAGATGGTAACGGTTGAACAAACTGGTAGCCCAATCCGCCGTCCGGCTGAACAACGTGCAACGTTGATCGGTCTTGGTCTTAATAAAATGCACCGTCGTCGTACATTGCAGGATACCCCAGCAGTACGTGGCATGATTGCCAAGGTTCAACATCTCGTCCGCGTTGTGGATGAGGCTTGA
- the rpsE gene encoding 30S ribosomal protein S5, which produces MAQKERNREERDSEFVDKLVHINRVAKVVKGGRRFGFAALVVVGDQKGRVGFGHGKAREVPEAIRKATEAAKREMIFVPLRSGRTLHHDVEGRHGAGKVLLRSASAGTGIIAGGPMRAVFETLGMQDVVAKSLGSSNPYNMVRATFDALKRQMHPKDVAAQRGVKYSTLQARRQSLVGTEE; this is translated from the coding sequence ATGGCACAGAAAGAACGTAATCGCGAAGAACGTGATAGCGAGTTTGTTGATAAGCTCGTTCACATTAATCGTGTTGCTAAAGTTGTTAAAGGTGGTCGTCGTTTTGGTTTTGCCGCGCTTGTTGTTGTTGGCGATCAAAAGGGCCGCGTAGGCTTTGGCCATGGTAAAGCTCGCGAAGTACCTGAAGCAATTCGTAAAGCAACTGAAGCTGCAAAGCGTGAAATGATTTTTGTTCCACTTCGCTCAGGTCGTACCCTTCATCACGATGTTGAAGGTCGTCATGGTGCAGGTAAAGTATTGTTGCGTAGTGCATCAGCTGGTACTGGTATCATTGCAGGTGGTCCAATGCGTGCAGTGTTTGAAACACTTGGCATGCAAGACGTTGTTGCTAAGTCGCTTGGTTCTTCAAACCCATACAACATGGTTCGTGCAACATTTGATGCTTTGAAGCGCCAGATGCATCCTAAGGATGTAGCTGCGCAGCGCGGCGTTAAATATTCGACTTTGCAAGCGCGTCGCCAAAGTCTTGTTGGTACAGAAGAATAA
- the rplX gene encoding 50S ribosomal protein L24: MQKIRKGDKVVVLTGKDKGQSGEVIKVSPKENTALVRGINMVKRHQRQTQTQEAGIVSKEAPINLSNIAIADPSDGKPTRVGFRVEADGRKVRVAKRSGDLIDG, encoded by the coding sequence ATGCAAAAAATTCGTAAAGGGGATAAAGTCGTAGTTTTGACTGGGAAAGATAAAGGTCAAAGTGGCGAAGTTATCAAGGTAAGCCCTAAAGAAAATACGGCGCTTGTTCGCGGTATTAATATGGTGAAGCGTCATCAGCGTCAGACGCAGACTCAGGAAGCCGGTATTGTTTCTAAGGAAGCGCCGATTAATTTGTCTAATATCGCTATTGCTGATCCAAGTGACGGTAAGCCTACTCGTGTTGGTTTCCGTGTGGAAGCTGATGGTCGTAAGGTCCGTGTTGCTAAGCGTTCTGGAGATCTGATCGATGGCTGA
- the rpsC gene encoding 30S ribosomal protein S3 yields MGQKINPIGLRLGINRTWNSRWFANTGEYGKLLHEDLAIRKYLMNELKTAGIAKIVIERPHKKCRVTIHAARPGLIIGKKGADIERFRRKLSDMTNADASLNIVEVRKPEVDATLIAQSIAQQLERRVAFRRAMKRAVQSAMRLGAEGIRINCSGRLGGAEIARMEWYREGRVPLHTLRADIDYGTAEAETAYGICGVKVWVFKGEILEHDPMASERRALESDSQGAPSNRRRDNA; encoded by the coding sequence ATGGGTCAGAAGATTAACCCCATCGGGCTTCGTCTCGGTATTAATCGCACATGGAATTCACGCTGGTTTGCAAATACTGGTGAGTATGGTAAGCTGTTGCATGAAGATCTCGCGATCCGTAAGTATTTGATGAATGAACTCAAGACTGCTGGTATTGCCAAGATTGTTATTGAGCGTCCTCATAAAAAATGCCGCGTCACCATTCATGCTGCACGTCCCGGTTTAATTATCGGTAAAAAAGGCGCAGATATTGAGCGTTTTCGCCGCAAGTTAAGCGATATGACTAACGCTGATGCGTCTTTGAATATCGTTGAAGTCCGTAAGCCAGAAGTTGATGCAACTTTGATTGCTCAATCGATTGCTCAGCAGTTAGAACGCCGCGTTGCATTTCGTCGTGCTATGAAGCGTGCTGTTCAGTCAGCTATGCGTTTGGGTGCAGAAGGTATTCGTATCAACTGTTCCGGTCGTTTAGGTGGTGCTGAAATCGCTCGTATGGAATGGTATCGTGAAGGTCGTGTGCCTTTGCATACATTGCGTGCAGATATCGATTATGGTACAGCTGAAGCCGAAACCGCTTATGGTATTTGTGGTGTTAAAGTTTGGGTATTCAAGGGCGAAATTCTTGAACATGACCCAATGGCTTCTGAACGCCGCGCTCTTGAAAGCGATAGTCAGGGTGCTCCGTCGAACCGTCGTCGCGACAACGCTTGA
- the rplV gene encoding 50S ribosomal protein L22 codes for MGKAKAPRQLKDNEAKAVTRTIRVSPQKLNLVAAMIRGKNVNTALADLTFSRKRIAATVKKTLESAIANAENNHDLDVDSLIVAEAHVGKSIVMKRFHVRGRGRASRVEKPYSHLTIVVREVAATGEAA; via the coding sequence ATGGGCAAAGCCAAGGCTCCGCGCCAGCTCAAAGATAACGAGGCTAAAGCAGTTACTCGTACAATCCGTGTCAGTCCCCAAAAATTAAATTTGGTTGCTGCCATGATCCGCGGAAAAAACGTCAATACGGCACTGGCGGATTTGACCTTCTCGCGTAAGCGTATCGCTGCAACTGTAAAGAAGACTCTAGAGTCTGCTATTGCAAATGCAGAAAACAATCATGATCTTGATGTAGATTCGTTGATTGTCGCTGAAGCACATGTAGGTAAGTCAATCGTAATGAAACGCTTTCACGTTCGCGGTCGCGGTCGTGCAAGCCGTGTAGAAAAGCCATACTCGCATCTTACCATTGTGGTGCGTGAAGTCGCTGCAACAGGGGAGGCTGCATAA
- a CDS encoding DUF4424 family protein: MAFFWSHRLRVDKEVKIALQYMPGTGLDFGGIDNIEYDNEYCIKDEFLPALKKRYTDGYTFWYDEYLEFSPADSLGKIGSFRLVVDKGKADNLVSFCGDNKKNFTNPI; this comes from the coding sequence ATAGCTTTTTTCTGGTCACATAGACTTAGAGTTGATAAAGAAGTAAAGATTGCTTTACAATATATGCCGGGCACAGGATTGGATTTTGGCGGAATTGACAATATAGAATATGATAATGAATACTGTATTAAAGATGAATTTTTGCCCGCTTTAAAAAAACGTTATACTGATGGATATACATTTTGGTACGATGAATATTTGGAGTTTTCTCCAGCGGATAGTCTAGGAAAAATTGGTAGTTTTCGTTTAGTAGTTGATAAGGGAAAAGCGGATAATTTAGTCAGTTTTTGCGGTGACAATAAAAAAAATTTCACCAACCCAATTTGA
- a CDS encoding DUF4424 family protein, protein MNAVYSINAFAALGNEAGGLTLVNAEDIEVILQDFYVSVGLVKCTYIFKNVGKSDILTEVKLTLPEVNLFPGVEYSKPRDFLFFNNDVEIYPSFTRIKLNGSGGTVLTENIVALSK, encoded by the coding sequence GTGAACGCAGTTTACTCAATAAATGCTTTCGCGGCGCTCGGTAATGAAGCAGGCGGACTGACTCTTGTTAACGCCGAAGATATTGAGGTAATATTGCAAGATTTTTATGTATCTGTTGGGTTAGTAAAATGCACCTATATATTTAAAAATGTAGGGAAGAGTGACATTTTAACTGAAGTTAAACTTACACTGCCAGAAGTAAATTTATTTCCCGGAGTTGAGTATTCAAAACCACGTGATTTTCTTTTTTTTAATAATGATGTCGAAATCTATCCATCGTTTACGAGGATTAAATTGAATGGAAGTGGTGGGACTGTATTGACGGAAAACATAGTTGCATTGAGTAAATAG
- the rpsQ gene encoding 30S ribosomal protein S17 — protein sequence MPKRILQGVVVSDKSDKTIVVKVERRYSHPLLQKTIRQSKKYKAHDENNQYKIGDFVSIQESAPISKDKCWVVVNNSATK from the coding sequence ATGCCGAAACGCATTCTGCAGGGCGTTGTCGTTAGCGACAAGAGCGACAAGACTATTGTAGTCAAGGTCGAACGCCGTTATTCTCATCCGCTTCTTCAAAAGACTATTCGTCAGTCTAAGAAGTATAAAGCGCATGATGAAAACAATCAGTACAAAATTGGTGATTTTGTTTCAATTCAAGAATCAGCGCCAATTTCAAAAGATAAATGTTGGGTCGTTGTTAACAACAGCGCAACAAAATAA
- the rplP gene encoding 50S ribosomal protein L16 produces the protein MLQPKRTKFRKQFKGRIHGNSKGGTELNFGAFGLKAVEPERVTARQIEAARRAITRHMKRAGRVWIRIFPDLPVTSKPTEVRMGKGKGSVDYWAARVAPGRIMFELDGVSEEIAREALRLGAAKLPIKTRFIQRIAE, from the coding sequence ATGTTGCAGCCCAAGCGCACAAAGTTCCGTAAGCAGTTTAAAGGTCGTATTCACGGCAATTCAAAAGGCGGAACGGAATTGAATTTTGGTGCTTTCGGTCTGAAGGCAGTTGAGCCTGAGCGCGTAACTGCGCGTCAGATTGAAGCCGCCCGTCGTGCCATCACGCGTCATATGAAGCGTGCTGGTCGCGTGTGGATCCGTATTTTCCCAGATCTTCCGGTTACTTCTAAGCCAACCGAAGTTCGTATGGGTAAAGGTAAAGGTAGTGTAGACTATTGGGCAGCTCGCGTTGCCCCTGGTCGTATCATGTTTGAGCTTGATGGCGTATCTGAAGAAATCGCACGTGAAGCTCTTCGTTTGGGAGCTGCAAAGCTTCCAATTAAGACACGTTTCATCCAGCGTATTGCTGAGTAA
- the rpsH gene encoding 30S ribosomal protein S8 — MSVSDPLGDMLTRIRNAIGRRKTKVVTPASRLRARVLDVLQSEGYIRGYTQSDFDNGKSEIEIELKYYEGMPVIREISRVSRPGRRVYVSVKSIPHVANGLGINILSTPKGVMADHEAREQNVGGELLCRIF; from the coding sequence ATGTCTGTATCAGATCCTCTCGGTGATATGTTGACACGCATTCGCAATGCGATCGGCCGCCGTAAAACGAAAGTTGTAACTCCTGCTTCAAGGCTTCGCGCTCGCGTTCTTGATGTTCTTCAGTCAGAAGGTTACATTCGTGGTTATACCCAAAGTGATTTTGATAACGGTAAATCTGAAATCGAAATCGAATTGAAGTATTACGAAGGTATGCCGGTGATTCGTGAGATTTCACGCGTATCAAGACCGGGTCGCCGCGTTTATGTTTCGGTTAAGTCTATTCCTCATGTGGCTAACGGATTGGGTATTAATATCCTTTCAACGCCAAAAGGTGTGATGGCCGATCATGAAGCTCGTGAACAGAATGTAGGTGGAGAGCTTCTTTGCCGCATCTTCTGA
- a CDS encoding 50S ribosomal protein L23 yields MTDLRHYDVIVSPVITEKSNLISENNQVVFNVAPKATKPEIKAAIEALFGVKVVAVNTLVRKGKVKRFRGIVGRQSDVKKAIVTLAEGQTIDVSTGL; encoded by the coding sequence ATGACGGATCTTAGACACTATGACGTGATCGTCAGTCCGGTTATTACCGAGAAGTCCAACCTGATTTCAGAAAATAATCAGGTTGTATTCAACGTTGCCCCTAAGGCTACGAAACCAGAAATTAAAGCTGCAATCGAAGCGCTATTTGGCGTAAAAGTAGTAGCTGTTAATACACTTGTCCGTAAGGGTAAGGTTAAGCGGTTCCGTGGCATTGTCGGGCGCCAGAGCGATGTCAAAAAAGCGATTGTCACATTGGCTGAAGGTCAGACAATTGACGTATCGACCGGTCTATAA
- the rpsN gene encoding 30S ribosomal protein S14, translating into MAKVSAVEKNKRRQKMAKQYADRRAKLKAVVMDQSVSLDERFKATIQLAELPRNSAKVRVRNRCEVTGRPRAYYRKLQMSRIALRELGSLGLVPGIVKSSW; encoded by the coding sequence ATGGCCAAAGTTAGTGCCGTAGAAAAAAATAAGCGTCGTCAGAAGATGGCTAAGCAATATGCTGATCGTCGTGCAAAGCTTAAAGCTGTTGTTATGGATCAGTCTGTTTCGCTTGATGAGCGTTTTAAAGCCACCATTCAGCTTGCAGAGCTTCCACGTAATTCAGCGAAAGTTCGTGTTCGCAATCGTTGTGAAGTGACAGGTCGTCCACGCGCTTATTATCGTAAATTGCAAATGTCACGTATCGCATTGCGTGAACTTGGCTCACTTGGTTTAGTGCCAGGTATTGTCAAGTCTAGCTGGTAA
- the rplF gene encoding 50S ribosomal protein L6 encodes MSRIGKKPVQVPAGVTATVEGQVVKAKGAKGELSFVVNDEVLVKLEDNALTVTPRDASKDARSKWGMSRTMLVNILQGVKDGFEKKLEINGVGYRAAMQGKNLQLSLGFSHEVVYEVPADITVSVPKPTEIVVVGIDKQKVGQVAAEIREYRGPEPYKGKGIKYAGERIVRKEGKKK; translated from the coding sequence ATGTCTCGTATTGGAAAAAAACCCGTTCAGGTTCCTGCAGGTGTAACCGCGACGGTCGAAGGACAAGTTGTTAAGGCAAAAGGCGCTAAAGGCGAATTATCATTTGTTGTTAACGACGAAGTTCTAGTTAAGCTTGAAGATAATGCTTTAACTGTAACACCGCGTGATGCGTCCAAGGATGCCCGATCAAAATGGGGTATGTCCCGCACAATGCTTGTAAATATCTTGCAGGGTGTTAAGGACGGCTTCGAAAAGAAGCTAGAAATAAATGGTGTTGGTTATCGTGCTGCTATGCAGGGCAAAAACCTTCAGCTTTCTCTCGGCTTCAGCCATGAAGTTGTTTATGAAGTGCCAGCCGATATTACGGTTAGCGTTCCTAAGCCAACGGAAATTGTTGTTGTTGGTATTGATAAACAAAAGGTTGGACAAGTTGCTGCTGAGATCCGCGAATATCGCGGTCCAGAACCTTATAAAGGTAAAGGCATCAAATATGCTGGTGAGCGTATCGTCCGTAAAGAAGGCAAGAAGAAATAA
- the rplB gene encoding 50S ribosomal protein L2: MALKHFNPTTPGQRQLVIVDRSGLYKGKPVKALTQGLSSKGGRNNTGRVTVRFQGGGHKRTYRFVDFKRLKREVPATVERLEYDPNRTAFIALIRYQDGELSYIIAPQRLAVGDQVIAGASVDVKPGNAMPLSAMPVGTIIHNVEMKPGKGGQIARSAGTYAQLVGRDQGMAILRLNSGEQRLVSGSCFATVGAVSNADHGNINDGKAGRSRWRGKRPHVRGVAMNPVDHPHGGGEGRTSGGRHPVSPWGKPTKGKRTRSNKATDKFIMRSRHQRKK, encoded by the coding sequence ATGGCACTTAAGCATTTCAATCCGACCACGCCAGGCCAGCGTCAGCTTGTTATTGTTGACCGGTCAGGTCTTTATAAGGGAAAGCCTGTGAAGGCTTTGACCCAAGGTCTTTCCTCAAAAGGCGGTCGTAATAATACTGGACGGGTAACCGTTCGTTTCCAAGGTGGTGGTCATAAGCGTACATACCGTTTTGTGGACTTTAAGCGTTTAAAGCGCGAAGTTCCAGCAACCGTTGAGCGTTTAGAATATGATCCTAATCGTACAGCCTTTATCGCACTTATCCGTTATCAGGATGGTGAGTTGAGCTACATCATTGCACCACAGCGTTTAGCTGTTGGAGATCAGGTTATTGCCGGCGCTAGCGTTGACGTAAAGCCTGGTAATGCAATGCCACTTAGCGCGATGCCAGTTGGTACAATTATCCACAATGTGGAAATGAAGCCAGGCAAGGGCGGTCAAATTGCCCGTTCTGCTGGTACTTACGCCCAGCTTGTTGGCCGCGATCAAGGTATGGCTATTTTGCGTTTGAATTCAGGTGAACAACGCTTGGTTTCAGGTAGCTGTTTTGCAACAGTTGGCGCAGTATCTAATGCCGATCATGGTAATATCAATGATGGTAAGGCCGGTCGTTCACGTTGGCGCGGTAAGCGTCCTCATGTACGCGGTGTTGCTATGAACCCTGTTGACCATCCGCACGGTGGTGGTGAAGGTCGTACTTCTGGTGGCCGTCATCCGGTTTCACCTTGGGGTAAGCCAACAAAAGGTAAACGTACGCGTTCGAATAAAGCGACTGATAAGTTCATCATGCGCTCACGTCATCAGCGTAAGAAATAA
- the rplN gene encoding 50S ribosomal protein L14: protein MIQMQTNLDVADNSGARRVMCIKVLGGSKRRYASVGDIIVVSIKEAIPRGRVKKGDVMKAVVVRTAKDIRRADGSVIRFDKNAAVIIDNKKEPIGTRIFGPVPRELRAKNHMKIISLAPEVL, encoded by the coding sequence ATGATTCAGATGCAAACAAACCTCGACGTTGCGGACAATTCCGGTGCCCGTCGTGTCATGTGCATCAAGGTGCTGGGCGGTTCGAAGCGGAGATATGCTTCTGTGGGCGACATTATTGTCGTTTCTATTAAGGAAGCTATTCCGCGCGGCCGCGTTAAAAAAGGTGACGTGATGAAGGCAGTAGTGGTTCGTACCGCTAAGGATATTCGTCGCGCCGATGGCAGTGTTATTCGTTTCGATAAAAATGCTGCTGTTATCATTGATAACAAAAAAGAGCCAATCGGTACGCGTATTTTCGGACCGGTTCCACGCGAACTTCGCGCGAAGAACCATATGAAAATCATTTCGCTTGCTCCCGAAGTGCTTTAA
- the rpsS gene encoding 30S ribosomal protein S19 yields the protein MARSVWKGPFVDGYLLKKAEKVRASGRNEVIKMWSRRSTILPQFVGLTFGVYNGNKHVPVSVSEEMVGQKFGEFAPTRTYYGHGADKKAKRK from the coding sequence GTGGCTCGTTCAGTTTGGAAAGGACCGTTTGTCGATGGCTATCTTCTCAAGAAAGCTGAGAAGGTACGCGCGAGTGGTCGTAATGAAGTTATCAAAATGTGGAGCCGTCGCTCCACTATTTTGCCGCAATTTGTGGGCTTGACCTTTGGTGTATATAACGGTAACAAGCACGTTCCTGTTTCCGTATCCGAGGAAATGGTCGGACAAAAATTCGGCGAATTCGCTCCGACCCGGACCTATTATGGTCATGGTGCGGACAAAAAAGCGAAGAGGAAATAA